From the genome of Spinacia oleracea cultivar Varoflay chromosome 2, BTI_SOV_V1, whole genome shotgun sequence, one region includes:
- the LOC110787590 gene encoding pentatricopeptide repeat-containing protein At4g21065, with the protein MHFKPHLSLSPFSFKPNSLIFYCTQIIPDNPKPFILKQCIALLQACASSNYKLKQIHAFSIKHGVPLNNPLLAKHLIFFSVSLSESMSYAHKIFSQIQTPYIFTWNTMIRGYAFSENPKPAIDLYTQMRAHLVEPDTHTYPFLLKAIAKLLDVKLGEKVHCVAIKNGYESLVFVQNGLVHVYATCECPESAYKVFEKMPVKNLVTWNSVINGFALNGKPNEVLKFFREMSLVGVEPDGFTMVSLLCACAELGALALGRRVHVYMFKVGLNENLHAGNALLDFYAKCGRIREAKMVFDEMGDRSLVSWTSLIVGLAVNGFGNEAIKLFKEMEMRQLAPSDITLVGVLYACSHSGMVEEGFDYFNRMKERYGITPRIEHYGCMVDLLGRAGKVKEAYEFIKDMPMQPNAVIWRTLLGACSLHGHLTLAQTARAKVSELDPKHCGDYVLLSNLYASEHRWTDVHQLRTKMVEEGVMKTPGVSFVELRNRVHEFVMGDRSHPQDKEINAKLREITKVLRMEGYMPHTMNVLADVEEEEKETALTYHTEKVAIAFMLINTLPGTPITVFKNLRICADCHLAIKLISKIYDREIVVRDRSRFHHFKHGSCSCTDYW; encoded by the coding sequence ATGCACTTCAAACCACACCTTTCACTTTCACCCTTCTCTTTCAAACCCAATTCTCTGATTTTCTACTGCACTCAGATCATCCCTGATAACCCAAAACCCTTCATTCTCAAGCAATGCATTGCACTTTTGCAAGCATGTGCTTCCTCCAACTACAAACTCAAACAAATTCATGCCTTTTCTATCAAACATGGCGTCCCACTAAACAACCCTCTTCTTGCCAAACACCTCATCTTCTTTTCTGTTTCTCTCTCAGAATCCATGTCTTATGCCCACAAAATCTTCTCCCAAATTCAAACCCCTTATATTTTCACCTGGAATACCATGATTAGAGGGTATGCTTTCAGTGAAAACCCTAAACCTGCCATTGATTTGTATACCCAGATGAGAGCTCATCTTGTTGAGCCTGATACACATACTTACCCTTTTCTATTGAAGGCAATAGCTAAGTTGTTGGATGTTAAATTGGGTGAAAAGGTGCATTGTGTTGCAATTAAAAATGGGTATGAATCCTTAGTTTTTGTGCAAAATGGGTTAGTGCACGTATATGCTACTTGTGAATGTCCTGAGAGTGCATACAAAGTGTTTGAGAAAATGCCTGTGAAAAATCTTGTGACTTGGAATTCTGTCATTAATGggtttgctttgaatggaaagCCTAATGAAGTTTTGAAGTTTTTTAGGGAGATGAGCTTGGTGGGTGTTGAGCCTGATGGTTTCACAATGGTGAGCTTGTTATGTGCTTGTGCCGAGCTTGGGGCATTGGCATTAGGTAGGAGAGTGCATGTTTACATGTTTAAGGTTGGTTTGAATGAGAACTTGCATGCAGGGAATGCACTTCTTGATTTTTATGCAAAATGTGGGAGAATTAGGGAAGCGAAAATGGTTTTTGATGAGATGGGAGACAGAAGTTTGGTGTCTTGGACATCTTTGATTGTTGGGTTGGCAGTGAATGGGTTTGGAAATGAAGCAATTAAGCTTTTCAAAGAGATGGAAATGAGACAATTGGCGCCAAGTGATATAACATTAGTTGGAGTTTTATATGCTTGTAGTCACAGTGGTATGGTTGAAGAAGGATTTGATTATTTCAATAGGATGAAAGAAAGATATGGAATTACACCGAGGATTGAGCATTATGGTTGTATGGTTGATCTACTTGGTAGAGCAGGAAAGGTGAAAGAAGCATATGAATTCATTAAGGACATGCCAATGCAACCAAATGCTGTTATATGGAGGACATTATTGGGTGCATGCTCACTACATGGGCATTTAACTCTTGCACAAACTGCAAGGGCTAAAGTTTCAGAGTTAGACCCAAAGCATTGTGGTGACTATGTGCTTCTCTCAAACCTCTATGCATCCGAGCACCGTTGGACAGATGTCCATCAACTGAGAACCAAAATGGTGGAGGAAGGAGTTATGAAAACACCGGGAGTTAGCTTTGTTGAGTTGAGGAATCGTGTTCATGAGTTTGTTATGGGAGACAGATCTCATCCTCAGGACAAAGAAATAAACGCGAAGTTAAGAGAGATTACAAAGGTTTTGAGAATGGAGGGATATATGCCTCACACAATGAATGTGCTAGCTGATGTTgaagaggaagaaaaggagacTGCCTTAACATATCACACTGAAAAAGTTGCTATTGCTTTCATGCTTATTAATACTTTGCCAGGAACCCCAATAACAGTTTTCAAGAACTTGAGAATATGTGCTGATTGCCACCTTGCTATTAAACTCATTTCCAAGATTTATGACCGTGAAATCGTTGTAAGGGATCGTAGTAGATTCCACCATTTCAAGCATGGATCTTGTTCTTGTACAGATTATTGGTGA
- the LOC110787630 gene encoding protein disulfide-isomerase 5-2, with product MRRRSVAVGLLISSIICFSLLSVFADEQQFTIDGKVIDLDDSNFDSVISSFDHVFVDFYAPWCGHCKRLSPELDAAAAALAELEKPIMIAKVDADKYRRLGDKYEIDGFPTLKLFVHGVPVNYNGPRKADLLVRYLKKFVAPDVSILESDTAISNFVEAAGPHFPVYIGFGMDESVISKLAMKYKKKAWFSVAKDFSDSVMESYDFDKVPALVALHPSYDERNIFYGPFDDQFLEEFIKQNVLPLCLPINSDSLKLLRDEDRKIVLTFVEDENEDKTKKLVKLLKAAASANRDYLFAYAGLQQFQDFVETFEISKTTKLPKMVVWDGNEEYFNVIDSESIGEEDQGSDITRFLEGYKEGRTESKKISGPSFMQFLNSMIGLKLVFVVVFVVAVMLMIQTLGKEDEDNASSRPLRPDSGEVQRPADKED from the exons ATGCGAAGACGATCAGTAGCAGTTGGACTTCTGATCTCCTCGATCatctgtttctctctcctctcggtCTTCGCCGACGAACAACAATTCACCATTGATGGAAAAGTTATTGATCTGGACGATTCAAATTTCGATTCTGTGATTTCATCCTTCGATCATGTCTTTGTCGATTTCTACGCCCCTTGGTGTGGTCATTGCAAGCGTCTTTCTCCTGAg TTGGATGCAGCTGCTGCTGCCCTTGCTGAACTGGAGAAGCCCATAATGATAGCAAAAGTTGATGCTGATAAGTACAGACGTCTTGGTGATAAATATGAGATTGA TGGCTTTCCAACTCTGAAGCTCTTCGTGCATGGGGTTCCTGTCAATTATAACGGACCTCGAAAAGCTGATTTGCTTGTCCGTTATTTGAAGAAATTTGTTGCTCCTGACGTATCCATTCTTGAATCAGACACTGCTATTAGTAACTTTGTTGAAGCAGCTGGCCCCCATTTCCCTGTCTACATAGGCTTTGGAATGGACGAGTCAGTCATATCCAAGTTAGCTATGAAATACAAGAAAAAAGCATGGTTTTCTGTGGCAAAGGATTTTTCAGATAGTGTTATGGAATCATATGATTTTGACAAAGTACCTGCTCTGGTGGCCCTTCATCCAAGTTACGACGAACGAAACATATTCTATGGGCCTTTTGATG ATCAATTCTTGGAGGAGTTCATCAAGCAAAATGTACTGCCCTTGTGTTTGCCTATAAACTCTGATTCACTGAAGTTGTTAAGAGATGAAGACAGGAAAATTGTTCTTACATTTGTGGAAGACGAGAATGAGGATAAAACAAAAAAGCTTGTCAAGTTATTGAAGGCTGCTGCTTCTGCTAATCGTGATTATCTATTTGCTTATGCTGGTCTCCAGCAGTTTCAGGACTTTGTTGAGACATTTGAGATTAGTAAAACAACAAAACTGCCAAAAATGGTTGTTTGGGACGGAAACGAGGAATATTTCAAC GTAATTGATTCAGAGAGTATTGGTGAAGAAGATCAAGGATCCGATATAACACGCTTCCTTGAAGGATATAAAGAAGGAAGGACAGAATCAAAAAAGATTAGTGGCCCGTCATTCATGCAGTTCCTGAATTCCATGATTGGGCTGAAATTGGTTTTCGTTGTTGTATTCGTGGTAGCTGTCATGTTGATGATACAAACCCTTGGTAAAGAGGATGAAGATAATGCTAGTTCACGGCCTTTGAGACCTGATAGCGGTGAAGTACAAAGACCAGCTGACAAGGAAGATTAG
- the LOC110787631 gene encoding receptor homology region, transmembrane domain- and RING domain-containing protein 2 encodes MGLKICRLILLTTLSLIMMLCFSSASVILEGRNFTLKFDDVEANFAPPLGLHGMCGKLYIAEPIDGCSQLRNRVEDVVGNCSSPIALIVRGGCSFEDKIRRAQNAGFEAAIIYDNEDVGSLVAMAGNSAGIKIPAVFVSKATGNKIKTYGAGPDVEVWILASYESSAWSIMAISFISLLAMSAVLATCFFVRRHRIRRERPRARVREFHGMSSRLVKAMPSLVFTTVTEENCTASTCAICLEDYRVGDKIRILPCRHKFHTFCVDAWLTSWRTFCPVCKRDARTSNGEPPASESTPLLSSNPSSAASSPFSSFRSRSSSVRSSAIQIASPSPRSHSTSRNSSISSSPQIPRPLRSSLEFRNMSSQRSYGSQFMSPGSLGYPSISPLNGRYISPYIPSPSNGSSSYLGSSSLRYPNPLHYSESAASFSTPYDSAQSLPGC; translated from the exons ATGGGTCTTAAGATTTGTAGATTAATTTTGTTAACTACGTTAAGTTTGATCATGATGCTGTGTTTCTCTTCTGCTTCTGTGATTCTCGAGGGAAGAAATTTCACACTCAAATTTGATGATGTTGAAGCTAACTTTG CACCACCTTTGGGGTTACATGGTATGTGTGGAAAATTGTACATAGCAGAGCCTATTGATGGGTGTTCACAGTTGAGAAATAGAGTTGAGGATGTTGTTGGCAATTGTTCATCTCCAATTGCATTGATCGTTAGAGGTGGATGTAGCTTCGAGGATAAAATTAGAAGGGCGCAGAATGCAGGTTTTGAAGCTGCAATTATTTATGATAATGAGGATGTTGGTTCTTTGGTTGCAA TGGCAGGAAATTCTGCTGGTATAAAGATACCTGCTGTATTTGTTTCAAAAGCAACTGGGAACAAAATAAAGACATATGGGGCTGGCCCTGATGTGGAAGTGTGGATACTTGCTAGCTATGAAAGTTCTGCATGGTCAATAATGGCGATTTCTTTCATTTCTCTTCTGGCAATGTCTGCGGTGCTGGCTACTTGTTTCTTTGTTAGAAGGCACCGTATTAGACGTGAAAGGCCTCGCGCCCGGGTTCGAGAATTTCATGGGATGAGTAGCCGTTTAGTTAAAGCTATGCCAAGCTTAGTATTCACAACTGTAACAGAGGAAAATTGCACAGCATCAACCTGCGCTATCTGCCTTGAGGACTACAGGGTTGGAGACAAGATCCGGATTCTGCCATGCCGCCACA AATTTCACACATTTTGTGTGGATGCTTGGCTGACTTCGTGGAGAACATTTTGCCCGGTATGCAAGCGAGATGCAAGGACTAGCAACGGTGAACCTCCAGCATCAGAATCAACACCATTGCTGTCTTCCAATCCATCATCTGCTGCTTCTTCGCCATTTTCATCATTCAGGTCAAGGTCATCATCAGTACGTTCCTCTGCTATACAAATAGCCTCACCAAGTCCACGATCCCATTCAACTTCTCGTAACTCTTCTATTTCAAGTAGTCCTCAAATACCTCGTCCTCTTCGAAGCTCCTTAGAGTTTAGGAACATGTCCTCACAAAGGTCGTATGGTTCTCAGTTTATGTCTCCTGGTTCTCTGGGTTATCCGTCAATTTCACCTCTGAATGGTAGATACATTTCTCCATATATTCCAAGTCCTAGTAACGGTTCATCAAGTTATCTCGGGTCTTCTTCTCTGAGATATCCAAATCCATTGCATTACAGTGAATCAGCAGCGAGTTTTTCTACTCCGTATGATTCTGCACAATCCCTTCCAGGATGTTGA